GCTGGGCAACGACAGCGTTCGCGAGCAGTCGCCGGTGACACCAGCGGGCGTCCTTTTCCCAACAGACGAGCCAGATATCGCGCTCGCGAGCGCGGTCGGCCAGCTCGTCGATCACGTTCTGCGGGCCGGGCTCGGCGAGGTGTTTCCGATATCGACGTTCGTACTTGACGGAGTTCCACGCGACCGCTGCCGGGTTAGGCTCGCCGTCGTCTTCGGCGGCCGTCTCGACGGCCTTGTACGCGTTCAACAACTCCTCGGGCGGCCCGACAGCTGGGATGTTCCGGTCGGTCAGTCGCTCAACGAAATCCTGTGAGTAGCGAACCACACCGAAGACGGCATCCTCGTCGGCAGGCTCGTGACTCGAGAGCCCACCGAAGTACGATGTACGGACTGTCATCGACGACACCCCACGGTCACCGACGGATCGACGCCCGCCGGATCGATCACGTGCGACCACGCGAGTTTCGCAACCTCCTGCTCGGAGCGTGACCCGCTGACATCATACCATCGCCCGGACAGCAGCTCGTCGACGAGCGTCGCCGGCACGATCGCGCGAGCCACCTGGGGCAGTCCCGGTCGCGGCAGATAGACCACGAGCAGGTACATCCCGCCCGCCTCGAGCAGCTGCTCGTGAGCGCCGCGTTTGACGTAGAACCGCCCTCGAGTCGATCGGCTGCCGTTGCTCGTCTCGATTTGACAGCCTTTGATCTCGATCGGCGTCTTGGGCTCGACGAGAACGATGCCGTAGAACGGGAGCGATCGGCTCGCCTCGAGGACCGCTGTCGTTCTCGCGTCGTGCCAGGTGGCCGTGCGATCGCCGACGTACTCCAGGGCGTCGATCACCTGCACGATCTCCGCCTCGAGGAAATCACCGCTGGCCTTCGAACTCTCGAGAGGCGACGTTCGCGAACTCATCGCGAATCACCGGCCTCGTGATTGGTTTCCGTGAGTGTGGAACGAATAGACCTATACAGTCTGTTCAGAAGTCTATCACATGGTGTTGGATCTGATACTCGAATTCGTCCTGCTCGTAACTGCCACCTATATCGGTGCAATGATCGCTCTCCGT
Above is a window of Natronorubrum tibetense GA33 DNA encoding:
- a CDS encoding DUF488 family protein, N3 subclade; protein product: MTVRTSYFGGLSSHEPADEDAVFGVVRYSQDFVERLTDRNIPAVGPPEELLNAYKAVETAAEDDGEPNPAAVAWNSVKYERRYRKHLAEPGPQNVIDELADRARERDIWLVCWEKDARWCHRRLLANAVVAQLEDIEVVHHPDPSTIPIEAEADANDEPAATLADFAGSGGR